In the Candidatus Cloacimonas acidaminovorans str. Evry genome, one interval contains:
- a CDS encoding ComEA family DNA-binding protein, producing the protein MKKFLIMLFVLAGLSVLAAKVDLNIASLAELMQLPITEKQAKDIYEYREFVKIFDDIYELRKIPSIDQETLDRLKPLVVVSIYVETDEAAVRREEIRDLLERVDSNEGASEGMADVWEDYLMTPQNVNKMLFDDLMSFPNVSGIDAVAVLKRIAQGDTIADTRDLRNSTGLSYYGYSNLRSYVYYKEPPVKNRLMCDASLLYYTRYFEEGQYDMLHESFLRNDYNATNVIIPHLKTNSYWGYFGLDKLDPDIMLKLRMRYGNNYKLGIMHYKAKGEEDLLNTKAEDILADSKWYVGYENNELPGFYNSRLKVYAGNYRATFGEGLVMENTDYYSARKTGFGFSKRILGITPDLSRTQENSLKGGAVEYTTPLFGVTAFVSVDNKDALTYIDRDGYAVMRDEYGNDIYTERDTTSDYFGRQYYINNNGEHIYNYADSTAVQGDKTKVFALINPTLRYDDDTMREAEAYFNNEISAGVPYAMNYINLAARKDVLQEKLWGTHLQINPFLGTKLGFTTYTAIYDDAHFVVPTYNNLLPTVLRDSYYYSKLVKNLNAEISNLYSTQTNKYTRDYRRVIGFDGQTVIGNTSLQGEYAELSVNGDDWKLGDDPKAYLVSAHTQFENLYFITLFRNYDVDFDNPYSNSFSEHERFEDTILEKNVYALTNPTIADLYLNSNQSQPERGIYFETRYKFNRYYTINRSYLDIWERLTDGRRSVRFQSELEFRPIYQLAMRLRYKNQVNRYDDDAERGVSKTNEYTLAFRTFLSNRDFLELEYRYNTVWGPPYTSLTYPAAEGPNSMAAAQTLMIGDYVAVNYTHYFNKSLKMQGSFLYWFGHGISHWDWEDMEIDFMGEKGSKAWIAFTSRVSQNMYLNLKFKNKTYQDKEIRIRNYNDSDDATLLDDPVYFKRVEHSENTIRLSIDYRY; encoded by the coding sequence ATGAAGAAGTTTTTAATAATGCTCTTTGTTCTGGCGGGGCTATCTGTTTTAGCAGCCAAGGTGGATTTAAATATAGCATCTTTGGCTGAATTGATGCAGTTACCCATAACAGAAAAGCAGGCAAAAGATATCTATGAATATCGTGAATTTGTGAAGATATTTGACGATATCTATGAGCTAAGGAAAATTCCCTCTATTGATCAGGAGACCCTTGACCGTTTAAAACCCTTAGTTGTTGTTTCTATTTATGTAGAAACGGATGAAGCAGCAGTCCGCCGTGAAGAAATCAGGGATTTACTGGAGCGTGTAGACAGTAATGAAGGTGCTTCGGAAGGTATGGCAGATGTTTGGGAAGATTATTTAATGACTCCTCAGAATGTGAATAAAATGCTCTTTGACGATTTGATGAGTTTTCCCAATGTTTCTGGAATTGATGCTGTAGCTGTTTTGAAAAGAATTGCCCAGGGTGATACAATTGCGGATACAAGGGACTTACGAAATTCTACAGGCCTTTCCTATTATGGTTATTCAAACTTGCGCAGTTATGTATATTATAAAGAGCCACCGGTAAAAAACAGATTAATGTGTGATGCTTCGCTTTTATATTATACGCGCTATTTTGAAGAAGGGCAGTATGATATGTTGCACGAAAGTTTTCTGCGTAACGATTATAATGCTACCAATGTTATCATTCCACATCTAAAAACCAATTCCTATTGGGGTTATTTTGGTTTGGATAAGCTTGATCCCGATATTATGCTTAAGCTGAGGATGCGTTACGGCAATAACTATAAACTGGGAATAATGCATTACAAAGCCAAAGGAGAAGAGGATTTACTGAATACCAAGGCAGAGGATATTTTAGCCGATTCCAAATGGTATGTGGGATATGAAAATAACGAATTACCTGGTTTTTATAATTCCCGCTTAAAGGTTTATGCAGGAAACTACCGAGCTACTTTTGGAGAGGGTTTGGTGATGGAAAATACGGATTATTACAGTGCCCGTAAAACCGGTTTTGGTTTCAGCAAAAGGATTTTAGGCATAACCCCTGACCTTTCCAGAACGCAGGAAAATTCTTTAAAAGGCGGAGCCGTTGAATATACCACTCCTTTGTTTGGAGTTACGGCTTTTGTATCCGTTGACAATAAAGATGCTTTAACATATATTGATAGAGATGGTTATGCCGTTATGCGGGATGAATATGGAAATGATATTTATACAGAAAGAGATACAACATCTGATTATTTTGGCAGACAATATTATATAAATAACAATGGAGAGCATATCTATAATTATGCAGATAGCACTGCTGTTCAGGGAGATAAGACCAAGGTCTTTGCTTTAATCAATCCTACTTTGCGTTATGATGATGACACAATGAGAGAAGCAGAAGCATATTTCAATAACGAAATTTCTGCAGGCGTCCCTTATGCGATGAATTATATCAATCTTGCTGCACGTAAAGATGTCTTGCAGGAGAAATTATGGGGAACGCATTTGCAGATCAATCCGTTTTTAGGCACCAAGCTTGGATTTACTACTTATACTGCTATTTATGATGATGCTCATTTTGTGGTTCCTACCTATAATAATTTATTACCAACGGTCTTAAGGGATTCCTATTATTACTCCAAACTGGTGAAAAATCTGAATGCGGAAATAAGCAATCTTTATAGCACTCAGACCAATAAATACACGCGTGATTACAGAAGAGTAATTGGTTTTGACGGTCAGACCGTGATTGGTAATACTTCCCTTCAAGGTGAATATGCTGAACTTTCTGTTAACGGGGATGATTGGAAACTTGGGGATGACCCTAAGGCATATCTTGTTTCTGCACATACCCAGTTTGAAAATCTCTATTTTATTACCTTGTTCCGTAATTACGATGTGGATTTTGATAATCCTTATAGCAACAGTTTTTCAGAACATGAACGCTTTGAAGATACCATTTTAGAGAAGAATGTTTATGCTTTAACCAATCCTACCATTGCAGACCTTTATCTCAATTCCAATCAGTCACAACCCGAACGAGGCATCTATTTTGAGACCCGTTATAAATTTAACAGATACTATACCATCAACAGAAGCTATTTAGACATTTGGGAACGCTTAACCGATGGACGCAGAAGTGTAAGATTTCAAAGCGAACTGGAATTTCGTCCTATTTATCAGCTTGCTATGCGTTTGCGTTATAAAAATCAGGTTAATCGTTATGATGATGATGCGGAACGAGGCGTTTCCAAGACCAATGAATATACTTTGGCATTCAGAACTTTTCTTTCCAATCGTGATTTTCTGGAACTGGAATATCGTTATAACACGGTTTGGGGTCCGCCTTATACTTCCTTAACCTATCCTGCGGCAGAGGGTCCAAATTCAATGGCTGCAGCTCAAACCTTAATGATTGGTGATTATGTAGCGGTTAATTATACTCACTATTTCAATAAATCGTTAAAAATGCAGGGTTCTTTCCTGTATTGGTTTGGGCATGGCATTTCGCATTGGGATTGGGAAGATATGGAAATTGATTTTATGGGTGAAAAAGGTTCTAAAGCATGGATTGCCTTTACCAGTCGCGTTTCCCAAAATATGTATCTAAATTTGAAATTCAAGAATAAAACCTATCAGGATAAAGAAATCCGGATTCGTAATTATAATGATTCGGATGATGCTACTTTACTGGATGATCCTGTCTATTTTAAAAGAGTTGAACACAGCGAAAATACCATTCGCTTAAGCATTGACTACCGTTATTAA
- a CDS encoding GNAT family N-acetyltransferase — MSPITIVEYHPSYAKAIAEMWNNSSEGWNGRVFNSTEEKVLQQESGTKYLNLYLAVENEKVIGYAKLTRYVEEKGVAYIEMLSVLPSYHGKGIGKELVQKCVLRATELGYERIDLFTWSANLKAVPLYKKCGFFWERMETQVTHLLNFLPGLLNNELLKSYWNYFHWYNDLKRELNIEPDGRTDNGFDFYDYLWEKDGKRLEVTFERFGRGIVFMKTPDFSIKVDIPNAKPVFGLTYPVHYTLENYQERPITISLQSENDPLVEYNYQQNIVLAEKAELDATFYLKPLERQLTEWEKCPSVNTRICIEGKDITFRTGIKVQFPLTVELRTRDSVFLPEHNYKMFLNVHNHFPVTCFYHLEFPADERLQLSQSKFDLVLNANQKSFLELDFSLNKGLIYNPHFQITAKPESGKEMQFTTSCYSCFQMLGAKDGIDSPDFIQLLNGNNILYISKIGEHNFATLVNISTDDLYFPAPEPGKPYSSELKRELPYETVIEKTEDAIQAILKFRSTDFPGLDYGIVYRLYDSSLVEYFVTVYALPETEAESWLKIRFYPSQYNIGFSYKGKLYQVGNDLPDIYESNFPQDGFAENWMFVQGVNYTQSLIWHPNLTIKPERYYFYGEINLSELVKSGKNTSAPIRLYQNVFLTPWQVRDLALGRKVSEVIYPTLNLIANQGNPFFTIPCPVEISQILDIEPMGVYTLFSSCLKDSPPQEMQKNEIGERKCSWELNKKPHKPWELLTCKSELYNTVIERKQLIFFSEGEVKNQEKDKLLIADNGCLQITAAKDAQISGIISLKYEGIEWLENSYPDYAPRSTFNPFTGGIIIKPYAVDANVLKSENHQADFIALKDNYGNCWQGLTITTTIDKFEPLKGYIYRQYYLLRPGVPVLAIFAEVVASTGTVRYHTFNFYFHRKHQQGEKDGLFYIHHEDNSWQKIYQTKVMYDISLDYKTIAMQVADSNYFLQLFKLRRFSTGWVYMDPFIAMLRTYIYTELATIMPTRTEPIFIVMSDELYRKEWLNQLLDISFPV, encoded by the coding sequence ATGTCCCCTATAACAATAGTTGAATATCATCCTTCCTATGCCAAAGCCATAGCTGAAATGTGGAATAACAGCAGTGAGGGTTGGAACGGCAGAGTTTTTAACAGCACGGAAGAAAAGGTCTTACAACAGGAATCCGGCACCAAATATCTGAATTTGTATCTGGCAGTAGAAAATGAAAAAGTTATCGGTTATGCAAAATTAACCCGCTATGTAGAAGAAAAAGGAGTTGCCTATATTGAAATGCTCTCCGTTTTGCCTTCGTATCACGGAAAAGGTATAGGTAAAGAATTAGTCCAAAAATGTGTGTTGAGAGCTACGGAACTGGGTTATGAACGCATTGATTTATTCACCTGGTCTGCCAATTTAAAAGCTGTTCCTCTTTATAAAAAATGCGGCTTTTTCTGGGAAAGAATGGAAACTCAGGTAACACATCTGCTGAATTTTCTTCCCGGTTTGCTCAATAATGAATTGCTAAAATCATATTGGAATTATTTTCACTGGTATAATGACCTGAAAAGAGAATTGAATATAGAGCCGGATGGCAGAACTGACAATGGCTTTGATTTCTATGATTATCTTTGGGAGAAGGATGGTAAACGGTTAGAAGTTACTTTTGAGCGTTTCGGTAGAGGGATTGTTTTTATGAAGACCCCGGACTTTTCTATAAAAGTAGATATCCCAAATGCCAAACCGGTTTTTGGCTTAACTTATCCTGTGCATTACACTTTGGAAAATTATCAGGAAAGACCGATTACTATTTCTCTGCAAAGTGAAAATGACCCTCTGGTGGAATATAATTATCAGCAGAACATTGTGTTAGCGGAAAAAGCAGAATTGGATGCCACTTTTTACCTGAAACCCTTAGAGCGGCAATTAACGGAATGGGAAAAATGTCCTTCTGTTAATACCCGTATCTGTATTGAAGGCAAAGATATAACCTTTAGAACCGGTATAAAAGTGCAATTTCCCTTAACGGTTGAATTGCGTACCCGGGACAGTGTTTTTCTTCCTGAGCATAATTATAAGATGTTCTTGAATGTCCACAATCATTTTCCGGTAACCTGTTTTTATCATCTTGAATTTCCTGCTGATGAGCGTTTACAGCTTAGCCAAAGTAAGTTTGACCTTGTTTTAAATGCTAATCAGAAAAGCTTTTTAGAGCTTGATTTTTCCCTTAACAAGGGCTTAATTTATAATCCGCATTTCCAGATTACAGCCAAACCTGAAAGTGGAAAGGAAATGCAATTTACCACCAGTTGCTATTCTTGCTTTCAAATGTTGGGTGCCAAAGATGGAATTGATTCACCTGATTTTATACAACTTTTGAACGGAAACAATATCCTCTATATATCCAAAATCGGAGAACATAACTTTGCCACATTAGTAAACATAAGCACTGATGATTTATATTTTCCGGCACCTGAACCGGGAAAACCATATTCCTCAGAACTGAAAAGAGAGCTGCCTTATGAAACGGTTATTGAAAAAACGGAGGATGCCATTCAGGCAATTTTGAAGTTTCGTTCAACTGATTTCCCGGGTCTTGATTATGGAATCGTTTATCGTCTTTATGATAGTAGTTTAGTAGAATATTTTGTTACCGTTTATGCTCTACCTGAAACCGAAGCAGAAAGTTGGCTAAAAATAAGGTTTTATCCTTCCCAATACAACATTGGCTTTTCTTATAAAGGCAAATTATATCAGGTTGGGAATGATTTGCCGGATATTTATGAAAGTAATTTTCCTCAGGATGGCTTTGCTGAAAACTGGATGTTTGTTCAAGGTGTAAATTATACTCAGTCACTTATCTGGCATCCCAATCTCACTATTAAACCGGAAAGATACTATTTCTATGGGGAGATTAATCTTAGTGAACTGGTTAAAAGTGGAAAGAATACTTCCGCTCCGATTCGGCTCTATCAAAATGTTTTTCTTACTCCCTGGCAGGTTCGGGATCTTGCTTTGGGAAGAAAAGTTTCCGAAGTTATCTATCCTACCCTGAATTTAATTGCTAACCAGGGAAATCCCTTTTTTACTATACCCTGCCCTGTAGAAATAAGCCAAATTCTGGATATTGAGCCAATGGGAGTTTACACTTTATTTTCCAGTTGTCTAAAGGATTCACCGCCCCAAGAAATGCAAAAAAATGAGATAGGGGAAAGGAAATGTAGCTGGGAATTAAACAAAAAACCGCATAAACCCTGGGAATTGTTAACTTGCAAAAGCGAATTATACAACACCGTAATAGAACGCAAACAGCTTATTTTCTTTTCCGAGGGTGAAGTTAAAAATCAGGAAAAGGATAAATTGCTAATTGCTGATAATGGCTGTTTACAAATTACTGCTGCCAAAGATGCTCAAATCTCAGGCATTATCTCTTTGAAGTATGAAGGAATTGAATGGCTGGAAAACAGTTATCCGGATTATGCACCCAGATCAACTTTCAATCCTTTTACCGGAGGAATAATTATAAAACCTTATGCTGTAGATGCTAATGTATTAAAATCAGAAAACCATCAAGCGGATTTTATTGCTCTTAAAGATAACTATGGAAATTGCTGGCAGGGACTAACTATTACGACCACAATAGATAAATTTGAACCGCTTAAGGGATATATTTACCGGCAGTATTATTTATTGAGACCAGGAGTTCCGGTTTTGGCTATTTTTGCCGAAGTTGTTGCTTCCACAGGAACTGTCAGATATCATACTTTTAATTTTTATTTTCATCGGAAACATCAGCAGGGTGAAAAAGACGGCTTATTCTATATTCACCACGAAGATAACAGCTGGCAGAAAATTTATCAGACAAAAGTTATGTATGATATTAGTTTGGATTATAAAACCATAGCAATGCAGGTTGCTGATAGCAATTACTTTCTGCAATTATTTAAGTTAAGAAGATTTTCTACCGGTTGGGTATATATGGACCCCTTTATAGCAATGTTAAGAACTTATATTTATACCGAATTAGCTACTATAATGCCGACAAGAACAGAGCCAATATTTATAGTAATGTCCGATGAACTGTATCGGAAAGAATGGCTTAATCAGTTGCTGGATATTAGCTTTCCGGTTTAA
- a CDS encoding 2-hydroxyacyl-CoA dehydratase family protein — protein MIPKRIGFTTSFPVEVIFAAGHIPVDLNNVFIISDSSVKVQNAELKGFPRTLCSWIKGNYIAALSSQLDLIIGIVEGDCSNSNSLLDMFTEEHLPVYRFSFPADKNYADLNKEISRLEDYFGVSRKETLKAKNRLDEIRRKLIILDEWTWKEHRVSGLENHFWLVNSSDFMGNPDHYESELDAFLAVAEKRDPLPVKLRLAYLGVPPIYKNIYETIIELGGDVLFNEVQRQFSMPYLLTDIVQQYLAYTYPYSVFDRLQDIKPELEKRQIEAVISYTQSFCHLQLDNLLLRKHIDLPFLTLEGDQPEEIDARTLLRLESFFEVHS, from the coding sequence ATGATTCCTAAACGCATTGGCTTTACTACTTCTTTTCCGGTGGAAGTTATTTTTGCGGCAGGACATATTCCTGTTGATTTAAATAATGTTTTTATCATTAGTGATTCTTCGGTAAAAGTGCAAAATGCCGAACTGAAAGGTTTTCCCAGAACCCTTTGCAGCTGGATTAAAGGAAACTATATAGCGGCTCTTTCTTCTCAGTTGGATTTGATTATCGGTATTGTGGAAGGGGATTGTTCCAACAGCAATTCGCTTTTGGATATGTTTACCGAAGAGCATCTTCCGGTATACCGTTTTTCTTTTCCGGCAGATAAAAATTATGCAGACCTGAATAAGGAAATTTCCCGGCTGGAAGATTATTTCGGTGTTTCCCGCAAAGAGACATTAAAAGCAAAAAACCGCCTGGATGAAATTCGCCGTAAGCTTATTATCTTGGACGAATGGACTTGGAAAGAACACCGGGTTAGTGGACTGGAGAATCATTTTTGGCTGGTTAATTCTTCTGATTTTATGGGTAATCCCGACCACTATGAAAGCGAATTGGATGCATTTTTAGCAGTAGCAGAAAAACGAGACCCATTACCTGTAAAACTGCGTTTAGCATATTTAGGAGTGCCTCCAATCTATAAAAATATTTACGAAACAATTATAGAATTGGGAGGGGATGTCCTTTTTAACGAAGTGCAACGCCAATTTTCTATGCCCTATCTGCTAACTGATATAGTTCAACAATACCTGGCTTATACTTATCCCTACAGCGTTTTTGACCGTTTGCAGGATATTAAACCAGAACTGGAAAAACGCCAAATAGAAGCAGTAATTAGTTACACACAAAGCTTTTGCCATCTGCAACTGGATAACTTGCTCTTAAGAAAACATATAGACCTACCTTTCTTAACTTTGGAAGGTGACCAACCTGAAGAAATAGATGCCAGAACTTTGCTGCGACTGGAAAGCTTTTTTGAAGTGCATAGTTAA
- a CDS encoding bifunctional metallophosphatase/5'-nucleotidase: MKRIILFLTTLVLLCTIAKAEELRLDLIFSNDMHGGIDRSEATFINPDFPPLLGGGGSAATLIKHIRSLANDRRDNLLLDAGDIFQGRPVGTITNGKAVVEFMNAIGYDAMTIGNHEYDIPEEKLIETLQLAQFPILSCNIIDKRTGEIPSYIQPYIVVERLGLKIGILGFTTTDTEKMSFPENIKNVKFLSEKEAIDKYVKILRNQEKVDIVIVLGHAGLPYDIVPTYLTRYDAQGNPLYNERYAVWGYDAQEIAREVEGIDIFIGGHMHKGIPTPWIDPYTHTMVIQGYAYGSNLGWITLKIDPETKTVTGYEVPAIREGSMVTLFEDEFIPDEEIGEMIAEQVAIAEEGMDEVVGYAGVYLSRTNVDAQSLIGNTIVDAMRTEVGADFAFLNLGGVRADIKAGPVTYRDIFQVMPFDNMIVSFRCNGEFLRRIIETRVEGSRHGLIISGGKIVYSKKRENFDRVTHFEIGGEPWNPNKIYTVATTDFIMQGNAGLTMLIQVPQEDIIYHQINLRDAIVHYFQKNSPIMTKIDDRWVRRDNAKPSAEMLQ; encoded by the coding sequence ATGAAACGGATAATATTATTCCTTACTACATTAGTTCTGCTTTGCACAATTGCCAAAGCGGAAGAACTGCGTTTAGACCTCATTTTTTCTAACGATATGCATGGTGGTATAGACCGTTCGGAAGCAACTTTTATCAATCCGGATTTTCCTCCACTTCTTGGAGGAGGAGGTTCTGCCGCTACTTTAATTAAGCACATTCGTTCTCTGGCAAATGACAGAAGAGATAATTTACTTTTGGATGCGGGTGATATTTTTCAAGGTCGTCCTGTAGGAACCATAACTAACGGAAAAGCGGTGGTTGAATTTATGAATGCCATTGGCTACGATGCAATGACCATTGGCAATCACGAATATGATATTCCGGAAGAGAAATTGATAGAGACCTTGCAGTTAGCTCAATTTCCCATTCTATCGTGTAATATTATAGATAAAAGAACAGGTGAAATTCCAAGCTATATCCAACCCTATATTGTGGTAGAGCGATTAGGGTTAAAAATCGGGATTTTGGGTTTTACTACAACTGATACGGAAAAGATGAGCTTTCCGGAAAACATTAAAAATGTTAAATTCCTTTCCGAAAAAGAAGCGATAGATAAATATGTAAAAATCCTCCGTAATCAGGAAAAGGTGGATATTGTTATTGTCCTGGGGCATGCCGGTTTACCTTATGATATTGTTCCTACCTATCTTACCCGTTATGATGCTCAAGGAAATCCTTTATACAATGAAAGATATGCTGTTTGGGGATATGATGCTCAAGAAATAGCGCGCGAAGTTGAAGGCATAGATATTTTCATTGGCGGACATATGCATAAGGGAATTCCTACCCCCTGGATAGACCCTTACACACATACAATGGTTATTCAAGGTTATGCTTACGGTTCCAATCTGGGATGGATAACCTTAAAAATAGATCCTGAAACAAAAACTGTAACCGGTTATGAAGTTCCTGCCATTCGTGAAGGCAGTATGGTTACCCTTTTTGAGGATGAATTTATTCCCGATGAAGAAATTGGAGAAATGATTGCTGAACAGGTTGCTATAGCAGAAGAAGGAATGGACGAAGTTGTGGGTTATGCAGGTGTTTATCTTTCCCGCACTAATGTAGATGCTCAATCCTTAATTGGAAATACCATTGTAGATGCTATGCGTACTGAAGTTGGTGCCGATTTTGCCTTTCTAAATTTGGGAGGAGTGCGTGCCGATATTAAAGCAGGTCCTGTTACCTATAGAGATATTTTTCAAGTGATGCCTTTTGATAATATGATAGTTTCTTTTCGTTGTAACGGTGAATTTTTACGCCGGATAATTGAAACCCGAGTTGAGGGCTCAAGACATGGCTTAATTATCTCCGGAGGCAAAATTGTCTATTCCAAAAAGCGGGAAAATTTTGACCGTGTAACTCATTTTGAAATTGGAGGAGAACCCTGGAACCCTAATAAAATTTATACTGTTGCTACTACAGATTTTATTATGCAAGGTAATGCAGGTTTAACTATGCTGATTCAAGTGCCTCAAGAAGATATTATCTATCACCAAATCAATTTACGGGATGCAATTGTGCACTATTTTCAGAAAAATAGCCCAATTATGACGAAAATAGATGATCGCTGGGTGCGCAGAGATAATGCTAAACCTTCAGCAGAAATGCTCCAATAG